ttcAGGAAATGGCTAAACTTGGTATTTTGGCAAAATCAAGGTACCACCAAATCAGGTTTCATTATTCAATTGATATTTTAATTTGCTACAACACAAAAAACCCTCAAGTATGCCTTGATTGATCAAAATAGTTGATATTTTTGGTGTTAAATCTGATTTTATGTACTTTTACGCattagaaaacaaataagacGTCTAATGTGAACCCAGAGCATCTGTGATGTGACACGCTTGCGTCCAAAGCATCAAGCAGAGTGACCTACACCAAAATAACGATACCACGTTGGCGTAGTGTTAGGAAGTAAATATCTTCCCCAGTGTAGGGGCTCATTTTAACATCTCATATCGCCAGAGTTGCAAGGCGGGAGGagaaagaaatattttgggggacaACCCGCCAGGCTTGTCGTTCTCTCTCCCCCGTGTTGATTATTGCTGTCTTGTCTGTTTCTCTGAACGGGTTCTAACTgggaaatattttctttgtgtgtttcttGCCTCGATCGACGTAATTTAATTGAGACGTCTACTAAAGATGACATCACGTCATTGCCGCGCATAACAAATGAAATGTCTGCTTGGCTGAATTTCGgccatcaccacaaatgtcTACTTCATACTTACATTttttcaagtgggattaaatttactgcccccccacccccccaaaaaaaacaaatagtgaCCATAATTGGACAGACGGGGATTCCACCCGACAGCGACAAATGCATTAATATAGTATTCAATTCTCAGGCACAGTGCGATGTTaaagcgtgtttgtgtgtgtacctccattttttttttaaacgtgtgaacctccattttgtttttatttgtatttgttctcACTGGTGTTCTCAAAGCCTTTGTTTTCACTCCAGCTGTGAAGTGTGCTTTCACCGCAGGTTGCCACCTTTTGAAGCGTTTCAATACGAACAATAAAGAGGCTTTGCAATGCAGTTTTTACCCCGTGTTGGGCGGTCTTGCGTTTTTGAAGCATTGGCGCACCGAGCAGTGGGAAAGCGCCGTCCTCTGGATTGTTCAAAATAAGAAATGCTGCgcatttttgtcattcacatttttcagaaatattttgtgtttttcttgtcatgaaaaaaatagatgtatACATTCTTAGTTTGAACCAAGATTCATAGAAAATATTagactttttttaatacaatattttttgcagaaatgtattttttcctcttttttcttgacattttaaacaaatatcTTCAGATTTTACTACTTTTCATATTTTCTAATGGaatatttttcagcaaatattttatattcccaacattttaaaaaatgtacatgacAATCCgcaaatatttttacaattggctttctcatgccccccaaaaaatttgaaATGGTTTCGGAAAATGGTCTTGttctaacatttttttcctgtcattttCCAAACTAATTTTCGTAATTTAAAACTGTAACccatgctttgaaaaaaaaacaattgtttgaaaccctaatttcaaaCCATCCCCTTTTATAAACCCGTCTTGAaatccatttgaaaacaaaaccttACCCGAAAACCAAATTTCCTAACTCGGCACGCCAATTAGAATCCACCCAAAGCCTTAGTTTGAGAacctgatttgaaaccctaccccgAACTTGAAACTCTTAACACCGACTTGTTAATGTGAAAGAAAGCTCTTCTTTGAAACCAACTATGAAACAAAATCCTGACAAGTAACTAACTAAATTTACTAACTTCGAAACCTTAATCGAGACTTGAAACCTTCACATGGCGACAGATGAGGCATAGCGCAAAAAATAGTTATGATCCCCTGCGGAGGACGATGGCAATTTGTGTCCCAGGCTTGCCTCGTTCAACTTCAGCGGCAGCAGGGAAAACAACAGCAGAAGATCTTCTTGCAAGGGTTCTCCTTCTTGTACCTGATCGCCCGCCGCACGTTGTTGTTGGCGGCAACCATGTAGTCCCGGGTCCTGCGCACGTTGGCCTCGATGAGATCCGCCTTGCAGCCTTGCTCCTCGGCAAGCAGCGCCACCTGGAAGAAGAGGTCGCGCACGTCCCGTATGCggccctccagctcctccagctggCGCCGGCGGTTCTCGATCTCGCTCAACGCCGAGCGGGCGCCGCGCACGTGCGAAGTCATGAGCAGGCCGTTCCCCGCAAACACGTCCCACTTCCCCGTCTCCATCATCTCCTCGATCTGACCCAGGCTCATCTCCATCCCCACGATGGCCGCCTGCCGCTGGATGCGCGTCTTGCAGTTCTCCCGCTGCTCCATCTCGGCGCGGTTGTAATCCGACATGGCCCGGTGGAAGCTCCCGGTCAATGCGGCGTGCTGGCACCGGGCCACCCGGGCCACCACCGAGGAGTCACCGTGCACCTGGGCCAACTCCTCGCTCAACTCTCCCAGCTTCACCAGCCGGCCGATGAGCGCCTCGCCGCGGGTCTTGACGGCGCGCCCCAGAACGTTGGCGTCCCGCTTGATGCTGCTGAAGCGCCGCACCGAGGTGAGGAAGCGACTGCTCTCCTCCCCCAGACGCTTGACGTCCATGGTGAGGAGCAGGAGCTCCTTCCTGGTGGCCTGGACCTCCATGTGGATGCCCTCCATCTCCTTCTCGCAGCCAAAAAGCGGCACGGTCGACTCATCCTCCGGGCTGAACTGAACCAATTCTGGTGACTtggagacggcggcggcgcgaAGCTCGCTCAGTCTGTCGATCATCTTGGTTCTGCGTGAGAATTCGGCAAAGAGATTGTGCTTCATTAAGGACTAAGGCCTATAGTCCAAGATCTTCAAGACTATTTCTGCTTGCACTAAACCTTAGGACGGCCCTCATAAATCACAAATACGTACATGTAGGGTCACATCGATATAAATATTGGGACACGGATGCATTACTCATCTTCAAAACTGTTTGGTTGCTTTCACGGTGTGTTTTTGGGGTATtgtccatctgcactgtgaagcgctGCGCAATGAGTTCTGAAGCATTTGGCTGGACATGAGCTGATATTACAGTATCCGaaacaagtggaaaaaaaataagataagatatcctttagttgatattaataaaggatatcttatcttttttttatttttatttatttattgttttttcaaaaatcaaCCCACATCTGTTACGTTTCGATCTGGTgacgtttggttttgtttcctcatgggcccttttttttcgccacctgttctcgttatcatctgtccaggtgtttctcgttgtctcgtcacttagcttggatttagttccctgagtttctgcCAGTCTTTGTTGGGGCAAAGTGAGAtgtgagtatgtgagcatacgcgtgctcctgtcatgtttttgtttcctgttgtaGGTTCgtttgatacttgtgatttccaggcatttttttgagtacttcgacttaatgttttttttcattgtgctgctgtgtgtatttttctgttaaatacattttggtcaatccaccctgctcctccttgctttttggggtcctacaacaGCAATCAATACAAGGCGATCAGTTCCAGTGGGAGCCATCTTGAAAGTCTGCAGTTCAAGCCCAtcttgttcatttcatttgaaagcGGTGTTGTTTATGAGACAAAGAGATGAGAATTGTGCCCGTGTCCCAATATTTATGGCCCTGACTGTTAAACTATTTACATGGGACATTATGTAATTTAGAGACGTGTTGAATAAAGACAGAAATGTGACTTTATTGAAATGGAGCAAGTTGGGTAGGAATGGCCAAAATTGTGTATATTTGTGGTCTTGTTCGTTCATGCATGTTGTAAATATTTCTGCACAGCACACCGGTTGTTTCCGGTGACAAATGCTGAGTAATTGTGAGCATGAGTTGCAAAGGAAACTGACGTCTTGTTTGAGGACTTGATTACTAAACGGGACTTCCTCAATCGACTGGTCATACTTTTTATTCCATCATTCCATTATCCGAGTTTTAAATCACTAATTCTGTCTTGCAACGCTCACCCTTATCTACAGCCCCAACGTGAAACGAGAAAACGATGATGGTAGTAGAAATAAGAATTAGCATTACCGTTATTATGACCTGGGGTAAATCGaaattaaatgtaaattttATTCATCCATATTTGTCTATCGTACATGCGGTATATTTCTATCTGCCCCTCGGTCTCTCTCTTTTCTCGAGCTGCCTAACCATCGTGGATATAGGTTTTTATGTATCTTCTATTTCTGTTCTCTATCGGCTTTTGCCGATCTTCTGCATCAACTGTATATGTTATCGACCCGTGTATAATTTTCTAGTTTCGTTATTGATCATCTATCGCTATATACCGTATATTTTTATCTTGCGTATCTTTCCACAGGTGTATCTATCGATCTCTTTCAATTTGCCTATCGTGTATATTTTTGTCTTATCTATCCATTCATAGCTATCATATATAAACCATACATTTCTAACTTTACCTCCTGTACCGATCGTATATGTCCTCCGGTCTGAGTAATAAGTAGTAGAAAGTAGAGGagtcctttttttaaagcagattcTGATTTCAATGACAAGAAAAACGACTTCTAATGCCCTTACCTTGTTCTCAGCAGCAAGTCACTCGGCGTTggtttcctctttttttgtaaattccGTTAGACGCGCGTGCGTTTCAACAGTGATGCGGAAGATGAAGCCAGactttatttttagaaaatacAACACTCTGTAGACAGCGgcggttgtttgaaagtgctcgataaatgCAGTTGAATCCGAGTCTCGGTGCTTTAGTTGAAACATGCCATTACTTTCCCCTGCGATGAATTAAACGGCAACCGGACGTGTCATCACCATCGAATCGCatcactgaaaaaaatcaatattttcttttaaaggGGTGTGGGAAGTTGAACTTGTCTTCTTTTGACGACCGGCAGGGGGAGACAAACTCCGCTTGATTCACACCCAATGGCCGCTTCATTTGGTACAATCAAAATGTTCAATTAACGCGATcaactaaaccaggggtgtccaaactttttgccaagggggccagattttatgtggtaaaatgtcggggggccgaccttggctgacattctttacattgaacaacaatattgttcaacaaattttagtaagccagtctgtttcacatttccatttttattttaatttcaataatcttaagaatttcttttggttcatttgaaacaggtatatcacatgcaactgcttattcacttgactttttcttcaacagaagtctcctgagtgcaaattgattgatttgaaacataaaatgtatcaccatgacttttcaatagtcacaaaacttttgactcgaacaacagggaaatgagcaAGCAATACagatatccacaactgcaaggatcatttgaaatatgacatatcagtcaatataaacacggagtgatgtcttgttaactcgtgagtgatgccctctagtgtctaaatgctattactcatttagtgaatgctattactcatttagccactagagggaagcagtactctatgaaacatcactcaccagtctacgagacctcagtcaatgcaacacgtgttccattgcgaccaacctgtgggccagacggcactgattttatgacaggggccgagggccggatgaaattcgaccgcgggccggatttggcccccgggccggactttggacatgcctgaactAAACGATTAAAAATGGTACTGTACAGAACATCCGTGTTAATAAGACGATTTTAAATTAGGATGGGGTATCGAGCAGGGGATTTGACATgagtagggtttcaagtttgGTTGAGGGTTTCCTAGTCGGGTTTAGAGCCATGGTTCTCATTGTAAACGTTTCAAATTAAGAGTTCGGATTTTGAACAAAAGTTGGGTTTTCAATGTCCAATTAGGGTTTTGAGTCAGAATTTTTCTTGAAGCCAGGCTTGCAAGGCCAAGTGATAAGTACGTTAACAACTGTCACTGAAGTCGATAAATAACGTCTTTCATTTTAGTTCGTGGTCATTTGACTCCCGAATACAAATATTTTCACCAGTCTGCAAAATGTCAATTTGCAATAAATCCGGTTTTCCTGCATTTTTTGTGTGGATTATTTGGAGAATTCACTGTGGTATGTTGACACTGCTTGCAAATACCtcgcagcaattttttttttttttggggtgtatcAGAGGCAAGAAAACTTCACTACAGTATTACCTTGTTTCTGTACCTGCGTTGAGTTCATTGGCGGTTCcatattgttttgaatgttcgcgaaaataattttttaaaatgctcaaTTAGCTTTgatatgcagaaaaaaataaggaattCCGGAGAACCAATCATCTTCCATGTTGACTGTCTTTTAGGAAAGCACTCTCAAATCGCCTgtgacgtccccccccccccctccccaaaaaacaaacgtgaTATTGGAGGCATGTTCAACAACATGAGTCAGACAAATTTTGTCTCCCATGATAATCACAAAAACCTTCTGTTGCTCAACATACAAACAACACACAGATTGACATAATCttgcaaatgtgtttattttcctcTGTTATAACTCAATATTACATTGAGGTTATGAAATCCAACCTTGAATCGTCATATTTCATACGGTAGTGAAAGATACTGTACTAACCCGTTACAATAtttaagtaccatattttccacacgatAAGGCCCTTCGGAATATAAGGCGcaaccgcattataaggtgcgtAGAATAGAAGCGCCAATTGTGGCTGCGGTTACATCATGCATCCAtcagatggagctacgctgacAGAACAGTGATCCATATAGAAGGCGCAACAGATTAAAAAGGTGTAGTGTCagcttttcagaaaataatgcttttaggtgcgccttttagtgcagaaaatacgataATTGGGGCTTTGCATTCTTGAGTGCATCAATTGTCGTTTGGCGTTTCTTTTTCATCAGCGGCTGACTTGGTAGACGAGATCGCCCACCTGGATCACGCCGGGCTTCTCCACGCTAAGCAGCTGCCCAAACAGCGGCGCAGACTTGTAGATGTGCTTCTCTTCGGGTTTGCACATTCGGTAGCTGCATGGCCAACACCAGACAAACATTGCAAACCCCCCagtcccccgccccaaaaagaagcccaaaaaaaccacaaaaaaaactttaaggGCACATAAGGACGCTCTTGGAGATTGTCCAAACTGTCCAAATATGAAATAGACTCAATGCGTTAAGTACACTGGCCAAatctaaaaatgtcaaatttgaagTATAGTAAATTGGAAGTATATTGAACTTATAATGATTTATTGACACCCctctaattcatttttaattgttttctttattgaatttttattgattgaatagactttaaaaaattgtattcaATTTGTATTGTCGATTATATGATGGACTTTTGGACTTACTTGACGACACGTGTATTTAATTAATGGCCTTCCTATTAATAATGACTTCTTCATTGATATAAGTGCCAACCTTTAGTGATGCGACAGTTCCATACCTCTTCAGTGTTGCAAGAGGCTCCTTTCTGCTGCTGATTCCagttttggggtccaccatggTGAAAATGCACCTGGCGAGAGGACAAAGTATGCAGGTttgctttcatccatccatccatccggcatacccacgcaggcacgggggggaACATacaaatgccacacaggaagaactaagcccggaatcgaaccctgcacctctgtattatgaggcggacgtgctaaccagtcgatcactgtGCTACGCAGGTCAACTtggattttaaaatataatcgGCCTATTAATCATTtttatcagaattttttttctgacaaatatCGGAATAAATCCATAGTTGCATGCAAAAATGCCATACATGGGCTAACAAAACTAGCATTAATGTGGCGATAGCAACAACATTTTAGACAGATATTTTAACAAATAGTgctgcaacacatgtagacagacagacGAAAATCAAAATTACATTTGTTCACCCCcccagaagcaaaaaaaaaccccccaacttTACCTCCCGCATGACATCACCCGCCGCAGACGAACGCTGCCAATCTGGATCTCTTCCCATGAATCCTGtgcgcgcacacccacacacggggggtgggggtgggggggtagagaAGCATGATGCCAGTTGAGTCGTGAGTAAAATTAGTCCTCCGCCTCCGTAGCACatgacaactttttcctatcCTGAGACAGACGGAGACTCGTCGTACTTCGGCAAACG
This sequence is a window from Hippocampus zosterae strain Florida chromosome 14, ASM2543408v3, whole genome shotgun sequence. Protein-coding genes within it:
- the stx11a gene encoding syntaxin-11a, whose translation is MIDRLSELRAAAVSKSPELVQFSPEDESTVPLFGCEKEMEGIHMEVQATRKELLLLTMDVKRLGEESSRFLTSVRRFSSIKRDANVLGRAVKTRGEALIGRLVKLGELSEELAQVHGDSSVVARVARCQHAALTGSFHRAMSDYNRAEMEQRENCKTRIQRQAAIVGMEMSLGQIEEMMETGKWDVFAGNGLLMTSHVRGARSALSEIENRRRQLEELEGRIRDVRDLFFQVALLAEEQGCKADLIEANVRRTRDYMVAANNNVRRAIRYKKENPCKKIFCCCFPCCR